The Nicotiana sylvestris chromosome 6, ASM39365v2, whole genome shotgun sequence genomic sequence GAAAGCTGTCTAATGTGCTAATGCGTTTGAAGAAAACTACAACTGGAAATTAGGGGACAGGGGGTTTGATATATCTGCCCAATATATGGGCCTCACAATATGTTGAACAGTCAAAAGTCCATTGTATAGGAATGCAACTATttaaatttgtgttcaatttatGTTGCTCTGTTATATGACCAAGATTCTGCTGCATAACAAAACGACAGGCTAAATATATCAAATTAGAGAACAAGCTGAGGAGCCAATGCACCATTTTCGGAAGACAGAAACAGCGAGATCAAGTGAAATTTGGAGAGAAAGGGGGGATGATCATAAAAGATGTGAATTGAACAAGTTAAGGGCTATGGGAAAATTACTTCTTATTATCGCTCTGCATGCAATTTTTTAGAATTTAGAAAAGCTTCCTCTGGTGTCCACAGGAAATTTTGCAAGATGACAATTTCCCTTTCCTCAATGTAATGACCCTCAACTGCTGAAAATGTAGAAGAGCAGCAGCAATGTACGGCCACCTCAGATGCTGAAAGTCGCAATAGATTAGCCTCGGTGATGTCTAAATTGGAAGCCAAGACACATATATCTGAGACATCTCTCATGATTATTTCTTGCTTGAAACATAGATGCAAGATATTATGGTCACTCCTGCAACTGCAGCTCCAATGGTTGTCAAAACTTTCGCAACAGTAATGACAGGCTTGCGCGAGGGTATTGATAGCAGTTCCTTAACCTGTGGCAGCGAATCAGTAAACTATGTTCCTTCCAGAAGTTAAGTCTTAGAAAACGAATAGGAAAGCAAATTCATATATTTCTCAATGCACAACAGGGCACATTCAAGTCTTACTAATATTGTCACTATGAATAAATGCTTGTTACCTCAATAGGTTGCTTCCAGTTCTTCTTGATTCCTGGCAGGTGACCCTTACCAACAACTGCGACAACAGAGTTGTGTTCACGGGCAACTTCTAGTAACATTGATGACATAAACCtgcacagagagagagagagagagagagagagagagagagacggaTTCTTCAGATTTGTTAAATGGAACAAGTAATGACTTTCAAGACTGTCAAATGTCAAAACCAAAATGTCGGTTCAATCACTCTTTGTACTTTTGTTTTTATTTGCTAGGCAGGAAGAATGAAGTTACCATTAGACTGTTTAATtagataataaaataatttgtgCCAAGATTGGACTTCTAACTCATTGGTAATTACCATTTTGTAGCTGAATAAGCTGAAGACTGATGACATTTAAGCTTAAATAAGCTGATAAGCTTTATATCATCTTTCCTTAGTCCCAGCAAACAATCATAAGTTAGTATGTCAACGACCTTTCTCTTGTTAccaccttctcttttttttctttttttttttttgtgtttttcttttgggtgttttttttttttttgggggggggggggggggaatataTGATAAGCATGAAACACGGAGGATTCCTGGGGAAAACTCTCTCATTATCCCTATACTAAATGAGCACAACTGAGAGATAGAGCACCACCCTCATGCTCTAGACCTTGCACGACATATATGAAAAGGCATCGTCGAACAGCCTATAACAAAATGTATCCATATCAAACTAAGAGAGAATATCCATAGACATATGAAGCAATTAATCAGTGTATTCTCAAAGTTTTGATCTGGAATAACTTAGACAAAAGCCATATAATTCTAAAATCCTAAGTACAGATACCAAACTTGACAGTAAGTGCCTGATTTCAGACTCAAAGCCAGTAAAAACAGATTTCATAACACCTTGAATTCACAAAACAAAACCATAAAACAAGAAAGCAGCAGGCCGAACTTGTATCATACCAACAGATCATGCatgtggtttttttttttttttgggggtgggggggtggggaggggggaggggtcAGAGGCACTAACTGGTCTCGCTCATGAACTAGGGTATCCATAAGAGTTGGGAACTGCTTGCTCATTTCTTGAATTACAAGAGTCAACATGTCAACATCATCCATTTTCTTCAACTGCTAGCCAAAAATAGTTTGGTATAAGCAACATAagatactacaacaacaacaacaacaacaacccaggaaaatcccacaagtggggtctggggagggtagtatgtacgcagaccttacccctaccccaaaggggtagagaggctgtttccgaaagaccctcggctcaagataataagaaaaaccAGAAAAACAAAAGGGGAGAATATTACTTTATGCAGAGAGGGGCAACCTCGTAAAATCTTCTGCAAGGAACCTACCATTTTGACGAGATCTCCAGGCTTCGGTAAAAACACTGCTTGAAATAATAAAGAGTATAACAATTTTGTCTTGTGCCAAAGTGGCATTTTTTCCCATGTTCTTCGTAATGTCACCTGTTCTTAAAATAGATATAACAATTCATtaaactgaaaaacataaggaAAACCAACGATACGGAGCAGGAACAGTGAATATGTGAaactgtttcttttttcttcttttttcaggTAGAAAACACTACCAAAGAAAGTGTAATTGTAAGCTGATAACATCATAAAAGCATTAAGAAACTTCATATTTTTATACAGATCCTGCACTCCATGAAAGTGGTACTCTAGTGTGTCAAAAAgaacgagagagagagagatgagaagGGACAATAGTTTTCCTACTTTAGCAATTCTGATGTTCACCAGACACAACATGAATGCAACCTCAATTGTGCCATGATCACAAGAGATATGTGGTGATGTAAAAATATTATCCAATTACAGAAGGGATGCACGTGATAACTTTTAGTCACAGAAGCAAACAAACAAATTCAACAATGGAATGAATCAAAACATCTTACTTGCACAGGACGGTCACCAAGAATCACTTTCCCACCGTACTTCATTGCTTCATCATACGCCACACGAAACTCTGCCCCAGGAAATGCCTCAAGCTTGCTAGCAACCTAAAATGCAACATAGATCCAATGAGTGATCAGCATGTCCAGAGCACCAATGGTAAGGAGCAAAGTAGCACTTCCAAACTGTAAAGATGACTTTTGAGATAGGTCATGCCTTGGCGAGAAACCAGCTGTACAGTATCCCAaatggattttgatttttcttccacatctccaccatttctcccatggTTGGTACCTGGCCATCTCAGAATTGAGAATATTATAAGTTCACCTGAAGAGGAGAAAGTGAAGATCCACTATAACATCTCGCATGGTACAAAGTAATACAGCTAAATGATACA encodes the following:
- the LOC104245995 gene encoding uncharacterized protein isoform X2, which encodes MLRRLPRHRQLTFLNSTESNRFNSFTGSAHRFKSLRAKYFVVIPTRTQNYKSFSTTGSRTPAKMGSIPMTASVLEDFVHVDGGESANSSVEGSEASIEDVTSASVEMTAGEGYERKVFPEGLSRSVMKLTCESSTDAGICDVYVVGTAHVSAESCQEVEAVINFLKPEVVFLELCSGRVGVLTPQELKVPTMGEMVEMWKKNQNPFGILYSWFLAKVASKLEAFPGAEFRVAYDEAMKYGGKVILGDRPVQVTLRRTWEKMPLWHKTKLLYSLLFQAVFLPKPGDLVKMLKKMDDVDMLTLVIQEMSKQFPTLMDTLVHERDQFMSSMLLEVAREHNSVVAVVGKGHLPGIKKNWKQPIEVKELLSIPSRKPVITVAKVLTTIGAAVAGVTIISCIYVSSKK
- the LOC104245995 gene encoding uncharacterized protein isoform X1, which gives rise to MLRRLPRHRQLTFLNSTESNRFNSFTGSAHRFKSLRAKYFVVIPTRTQNYKSFSTTGSRTPAKMGSIPMTASVLEDFVHVDGGESANSSVEGSEASIEDVTSASVEMTAGEGYERKVFPEGLSRSVMKLTCESSTDAGICDVYVVGTAHVSAESCQEVEAVINFLKPEVVFLELCSGRVGVLTPQELKVPTMGEMVEMWKKNQNPFGILYSWFLAKVASKLEAFPGAEFRVAYDEAMKYGGKVILGDRPVQVTLRRTWEKMPLWHKTKLLYSLLFQAVFLPKPGDLVKMVGSLQKILRGCPSLHKLKKMDDVDMLTLVIQEMSKQFPTLMDTLVHERDQFMSSMLLEVAREHNSVVAVVGKGHLPGIKKNWKQPIEVKELLSIPSRKPVITVAKVLTTIGAAVAGVTIISCIYVSSKK